In the genome of Juglans microcarpa x Juglans regia isolate MS1-56 chromosome 6S, Jm3101_v1.0, whole genome shotgun sequence, the window CTATGCCTAGCtcactactaatgctctaaaCACGGGTTTCAATTTGTGATATTAGCAGAAAAGAGATGCTATGATTTCCATATTTTCCATGTCATCGCAACATGGAGGATGTACAAGGTGTATTAAACACTAAGGCTACTGTGTGACACGACTCATTCACTAAATAACCACATTAAAGTCCAAAAAATAATGCTACTATGTCCAAATAgtagcttattaaaaaaataaataaatataaatataaaatgatagaGATAATCTAGAATTTTAGccttttttttgtgtttttaggtgctattttattttgaatatatatttttaaattctttttactaAGCTATTGAAAAGGCAAAATAAATGGTATAAATTAGATGCATGTATCACTACTCGATGACCAAATTCGTCATTCTGCAATCTCTTGGTGTACATATTTTGCTCCGATCCATCCCACCTTTGAGTTCCCGCTCTCCCACTCTCTGTCTCGTTGATTCTGAAGGAGCCAAAGATGCCGAGTTGTATGAACATCTGGTTCATTCTAATGGTTTCGATCCCCATGATTATATCTTTGACAAACCCAAGAGGTGAGAGTGAAAGATCCTCTGGTGCCCTGCATTCCGTTTCTTCTTGGGTTTCTCCCAATGATGAGGCGAGCTTAGAGTACGACTTTTACCGCGAGACTTGCCCACAAGCAGAGGTTATCGTGAGGTCCTCCATGGCTCGCATTTACTCTAAGCACAAGGATGTCCCAGCGGCTCTACTGCGCCTCTTCTTCCATGACTGCTTCATTCTTGTATGCCGTCCTTCCTCTTCTTGTTTCTTGTTGGTTCTTGTTAAATGGGTCTTCATTATTTCGCTTCTTCTGCTCTTGTTTTgctaatgtttttcttttttccgttTATAGGTCGTGATGTTTCATGAGTATTGCGATTAGTTTGTTGTTTTTTAATGTGCGGGATTTTTCTTGATCAGGGATGTGATGCTTCGATCCTCTTGGATGACAGCAATGGTGATAAAAACCGTTCCATTGAGAGGCAGGCCGTACCCAATAAGTCCTTGAAAGGTTTTGATAAAATTGATTTGATCAAGGAGGAGCTGGAAGAAGCTTGTCCAGGGGTGGTTTCATGTGCTGATATAGTTTCTGTTGCCACTAGAGATGGCATTGTTCTGGTCTGTCATTGATTCTTGTTAGTATTCGCCTAAGAATTTTGGTCCCAGGATTTCACAAGTGTTTTTGATATAATGCTTTTAAATGAAACTGTGGGAGAAGTGCAAGAAACAAACTTATTGTCTCTACATTTTTAGGAGTCTTTTAATTGGATTCTAAAGTACATATTAGTCATTGTGAAGGTGTTGAATGCAAATGATTTGAGAATATGTGCATAGTGTTATTTTTCCTGtctttgtttttaaagatgTCTAATGTgcggtttagatagtgagatgagatgagataattttagataaaagttgaataaaatattgttaaatagtatttttaaatattattattttttgagatttcaaaagaattatttattatattttatgtggaaatttggaaaagttgtaatgataagatgagatgaaatgaaatactttcaccatctaaacgggacctaaaagtaatttttactTGGACAACAAGTTCCAAATTCTTTTGCATCCTTTTATGTAGGGAGCGCCAAGACTCAACTTATTGCAGACAAGTAATGCCGTTAAACTTGGTTTCCCCTTCTTTTTCTCCATTAAGGACCCAATGACAGTTTACGGTTTTTAAATCCTTTCCTCCACTTCTGAGTGGAGCATAACTCTTCTTATGCTTCTGTCTTGTACTTTCTGTTTTTGTATTCTTTAAATTTGTTTCAGTATCTTCctgtagtttttctttttctaggaGTTCTCTGATGTAAACTGTTATACATCACAGGCTGGTGGCCCTTTCTATCCTGTATTAACAGGCCGCAGGGATAGCACTAGTTCATACTATCAGGAAGCACTGGCTGGGATTCCTAGACCTGATAATGATATAACACAGACACTTCACCTTTTTTCCCTAAGAGGTTTTGATGAAAGAGAAACAGTCAGTCTTCTAGGTACTCTCTAGCGCTgatttctttgttctttccCTCCCCCTGTTCATGGAGTTGAAAAATACATTGGATATTAATTATGAGTTTGATTGTTCACTTGATCATATGAAGGAGGACATAGCATTGGGAAGATTGGCTGTGATATCATACAAAAACGAATCTCTGACTTCAATGGGACAGGGCAGCCCGACCCAAGTATATCTCCTGATTTGCTCAAAGAGATGAGACAGAAGTGCCAGGGTAGCAATCAGACCACCAGTCACCCTCCTCCTTCACCCTTGACATCATTGGAAATGAACGAGTCTGCAGTGGGGTTGTCCTACTTCCAGACATTATCATCTTCGATGTCATCTGGAGTAGGTTTTGATACTCACTACTACCGGAGCTTGTTGAGGGGGAGAGGACTCCTCTTTTCTGATCAGCAATTGATGAATGAAGAGAAGACAGCAAGACTGGTGATGGCGTATGCTTCAGATGACGGATCAACCTTTAGAATGGACTTTGCCCGGTCATTGATGAAGATGTCAAGCCTTAGTGTTCTGACTGGAACTCAAGGTCTGGTTCGTCGGAACTGCTCCTTGGCTTCCTAAGTGATAGTCTAACCACAAACTCATTAAATTTCCTACATTTTTTCATCAGTCTGAAAGGGCTTGCTATCTTCTCATAAGTTCTATATTTGATTGAAGATGGAGTTTCTTCTGCATTTCATGCCTGTTATAATAACAGTCTTTTCACCACGAGATAGTCGCTGTAATCAATATTGTAGTTACAACTGCATATAGATACGGTTTGGCTGTTAAGGTCTTTAACCAAGCATGCACTTGCAATATGACAGATCTTGGTAGAGAGAAAATATGGGTACAAACCATCAGCTATCATGTAATTGTGAGTTTGTGTTGTTCTGGTTTGTAATGGATCGGTCCAATAAAGCATTCTTGACATGCTGAGATCGGTCCAAAatctactttttctattttacatgttgatttttacaatataacatacatcagcttatctattttttcttcatatcatttaaatattatactttttaatatttttttactcatttcaaatattttctctaactatcaatgatatcctcaaatcttttgatatttgtaatatctctCCATATACaatgttatataattatgttctattttaaattaatccaaatttataaattaaaccaaaatataaattaattcaaaaaataaaaagaagagattatataatgatAAGAAGAGATTAATTTAGTTTCAGATTTTGTCTTTGGCGCTGAGCAAAGAAGAAAGtgtgagaatgagagagaggttctaaaataaaaataaataacttttgaagaaatggggaaaatcaaacaacaagagagagagaaatttatttaaaatgtttacaATGATGAATAGTTTCCTCCACATCTAGCATGTTACTGTAGTAGAATGTAAAATAAAGGATAGAATATAAGATCCATTGGAGAACACTTTTAagagaatttctttatattttaaagaaaaatgtattatagggcatccattgggagtgctctGAATACACATAAAGAAATTCAAATAGAGAATACACACAATGTAAGTAAacattgtaaattgtaatgatttaagaaaataaagaacacACGGAAATCAAGCTATTTTCAGCTGGATGGAGAACTATACATGTTCATCTTCAATGGGGagctatacaacatatataaaccctaaatcctaaaatataaaatataaaattataccttccacaattataaaatacaaactCAACTTGAAGGGAAGCTATAcaactaaattataaaatataaaccttAATAAGATTTCGAAATCtgtaaaaaaatcctaaatcttAAATCTGTAAATTCAATAAAAACCttgaatgaaatgaattaattagcaatgaattgaaacattgtaatgattcatGAAGTAAgtgtaagattttgaaaattaaaaagcatatatatgttCACATACTGATTAGTTCgccgagagagaggaaaataatatatgtgattTTGTAGCCTCGAGAACAACTGGAAGTGGAGGAGAACAGAACGGACCAACAGTGTCGATGACGAGGGGTTGTTGACAGCATGAGAGCCGGCTGCGAGGACTTAGGGACTCGAGAGGCAGAGCAGAAATGGTCGCGCGCGCGCAGGGGGGTATCCCAATTAAACGACACTGTTTTGAAAACTAGATAAAAGCAACCCAGGCTCCAATTAAAAGACGCCGTTGGCCTTTGAGACTAAAATTTAGtctatatacataatatatattatgtatatagtattgtattatatatattatatatagtatactaatacCAAATGTGTAAATCCCAGGTAATAAATAACTACTAATAATagcttaataataataataggtgATATAACTAGTTATATGCATGAGAGCATGTAAAATAGGCAGTATAatcgaccatatgcatgagaaagtaaataagatagaaaagatatataaaatcaacttcattaaagacataatacttacaaagaGATTAATTTTCAGAAGAGTTAACAATAAAAGACATGACGAAAGGAATGTTGGTTTATAAAAGATAGATTTTAGAGAGTAAGGAAGACTAAAGAGATTTGGATGAGAGAAGAAGAGGCTTCAGATGAGAATTTCTGAATGCTTTCACTTCTTTATAGActcctttatatagacactagaACAGTACATAACAGtaattctaataatacatgCTTATCTTCTTATGCCAACTATCAACATGTGAAGGTTTACAGTATGTACAAAGTCATTTGTCGTTTTCTTGGACAATAATTTCGAGCAACGACAATAATCTGACGTGAACAGTATAGACAATAATCTGATGTGAATAGTATAGATAAAGttctttgtctttatttttctgaggagataatatttttgataacttcCATCTGTCATGCTGACTAATTGAGAAAGTAGTAGTCTTTTAGAATCACATAATCTGAGGGTCATAGTTTGCTAATTCCAGATCGAATGGGTCTTGGGAATCCATTAGATATACTGAATGGTAGGGTGAGTAGTCTTGAAAATGAGAAGCCGAGTTGCcctgagaaggagaggcctgatggaCAATCTGACTGGATGTTGtgcatcttcttcatcattgctATCTGAGACTTGTGACATTATTtgagctaattttttcaaatatttcttgctCGTAATGGATGATAATTGTGCCTGAAATTTACTTCACTGGACTAGAGCTTCTAgagttttggtaatttttgaaaacatttttaaaacataatcataattgtattttttttcaccaTTTGACAAAGACTTGGAgaactaaaaatataatgtttttgagagagagataatgtttgataacgtattctcatttcataatccaatttaattttgtcttgAGGAAGAAAAGAACAAGTGGTGTACAATACTTTAATGAGATTGGATAATcattttgcaaagaaaaaatctgaaagctttcttggagagagagaggaggagaagaggtTCGGATCCATAATAATCCCACCATAGTAAAAATCATTTTGGGGGTATCttgatttcttataatttatcaaaatgaaggaattatgaatgatgaaaatttttgttttgttttaaaaatatttttgtccatgcctactggtaatcgtaataatcataatacaaCGGATTATAAGGATGTGAGaactttcttgttaaatagggATTTTTTCCTATTGTTCTAAAATGAGAACCTATTTAATGGTAACTTTATGAAAGATAATAATTGGAAATGCAGGTGGAGAATGctgagtttgaagggaacaagggatctcagagagaataattgaatcAATGTCTACTAATATGCattcataaaaatgttagattttcttaatgttttgtgtgACATATGCCAACCTGGCAAAAGAAAtgcattaattaaattttgggGATCTGACAAGTGTTGAATTTCAGACTCGATGGGGAAGGCCGGGTGCCAGTGAGATTTAATGATAATAGGAGATATAGAAAACTGAGATAATAATGAAGGattaacaatttgaaaaggagaagaagaagaaagaaaaacaactttagagtatattggtaattttggagaagtTAATGGTGAGAATAGATTGTAAGATGGTATAATATTTTGTACATGGTTTTGAAGTTGCAGAAGAGCAATGTGAAGGATAGAAAGAAGATGATGGTCGAGCATAAGAGGATTtagactttacttttgactttgaggatgacatgatttttcctGTAAGAATTCTTGGGATAAAAAATAGGAAGATAATTAGATTCCcatttaatatgttcaatatcaaaataaaaaatacttaatatagcttaccatttagtaaatatttgtttagcagTCAGGTTTTCCACATATTTAATCAAAACTTTCTTGACTTATTTACGAtttattctaagtaaaaacttttgatttaacaaatcatcctgaaatttagaaatatataataaaatagctaaaatttcctttttaataatactataattcttttgggcaGGATTCcaacattttgaatggaatcgaacaatctgttccgaatcagttgataatttttgtttcataattcctctaTAACCAAGATCATAGGTATCTGTTTCAATAATTTCAAAAGTATGAGGGGATGAGAGTCCTAAATACGATAATTTCTTAACGTGagccttaatttgttttataatatttgtatatttttttgtccatggaattggattattttataatcttttaaataatggctTACATAATGGCCTGAGGGATTGATAAAATTCCGCAACATAATTGAGACTTCCTAAAAATCTTTGTAACTGTtgattatcttttatttcattcaaaaatttatcagcaaattctattgctctactaactGGTGTAATAATTTCTTGATAAATATCATGTACAAGGAatctaattttgttttggaataattttattttttatgatgaaacAACTAatcattttgtttaataatttgagcaaaagtatttaaatgtttccaatgttatttaatagatgaaaaaaatattaatacatcatctatataaactattgaaaatGAGTAAACTgggtaaatatttcattaataatattttgaaattcactaggagcattttttaatccaaatggcataacattccatttaTAATGTCCGAATAAGACTGTAAATGTTGTTTTATACTGGTCTTTTTCAGCAATTTGTATTTGtcaaaacccacttttcatgtcaaattttaaaaatactgtaGTATTATAAAGACGAGATAACAAATTCTTCTTATTGGGGATTGAGTATCTAAtccattataatattatatttaatggttTATAATTAACAACTAGCCAAGAGACTTATCTTTCTAATTCTGTCTCTTTTTGAACATAAAAGGCAACACAACTCCATGATGACTTACTTTTCCTAATCaatcattttgttaataaatgattaatttctttttttgcagAACTCTagtaattcattattcatttggattGGTCTAGCCTTAATCAGAATATTGTTtccagaaaattctttttcataaggtaattcgactatatgttg includes:
- the LOC121237497 gene encoding putative Peroxidase 48, producing MPSCMNIWFILMVSIPMIISLTNPRGESERSSGALHSVSSWVSPNDEASLEYDFYRETCPQAEVIVRSSMARIYSKHKDVPAALLRLFFHDCFILGCDASILLDDSNGDKNRSIERQAVPNKSLKGFDKIDLIKEELEEACPGVVSCADIVSVATRDGIVLAGGPFYPVLTGRRDSTSSYYQEALAGIPRPDNDITQTLHLFSLRGFDERETVSLLGGHSIGKIGCDIIQKRISDFNGTGQPDPSISPDLLKEMRQKCQGSNQTTSHPPPSPLTSLEMNESAVGLSYFQTLSSSMSSGVGFDTHYYRSLLRGRGLLFSDQQLMNEEKTARLVMAYASDDGSTFRMDFARSLMKMSSLSVLTGTQGLVRRNCSLAS